A portion of the Citrobacter rodentium NBRC 105723 = DSM 16636 genome contains these proteins:
- the fdoI gene encoding formate dehydrogenase cytochrome b556 subunit yields the protein MKPRDTIVRYTAPERINHWVTAFCFVLAAVSGLGFFFPSFNWLMQILGTPQLARILHPFVGVVMFASFIIMFFRYWHHNLINRDDIFWAKNIRKVIVNDEVGDTGRYNFGQKCVFWAAIILLVLLLVSGVIIWRPYFAPAFPIPLIRFALMLHSFAAVALIVVIMVHIYAALWVKGTITAMVEGWVTRSWARKHHPRWYREVRQKQDKSSS from the coding sequence ATGAAACCACGTGACACCATCGTGCGCTACACCGCGCCGGAACGCATCAACCACTGGGTCACCGCCTTCTGCTTCGTGCTGGCGGCGGTAAGCGGGTTAGGCTTTTTCTTCCCGTCCTTCAACTGGCTGATGCAGATCCTCGGCACGCCGCAGCTGGCGCGGATACTGCACCCGTTTGTAGGCGTTGTCATGTTCGCCTCGTTCATCATCATGTTCTTCCGTTACTGGCACCACAACCTGATCAACCGGGACGACATCTTCTGGGCGAAGAATATTCGCAAGGTTATCGTCAACGATGAGGTTGGCGATACCGGACGGTATAACTTCGGTCAGAAATGCGTCTTCTGGGCGGCAATTATTCTGCTGGTGCTGCTGCTGGTAAGCGGCGTGATTATCTGGCGTCCGTACTTTGCGCCGGCGTTCCCCATTCCGCTGATCCGCTTCGCGCTGATGCTGCACTCCTTTGCCGCCGTCGCGCTGATTGTGGTGATCATGGTGCATATTTACGCCGCGCTGTGGGTGAAAGGCACCATTACCGCCATGGTGGAAGGCTGGGTCACGCGCTCGTGGGCCAGGAAGCACCATCCGCGCTGGTATCGCGAAGTGCGGCAGAAGCAGGATAAATCTTCTTCATAA
- the fdxH gene encoding formate dehydrogenase subunit beta, translating into MAYQSQDIIRRSATNGFTPAPQARDHQQEVAKLIDVTTCIGCKACQVACSEWNDIRDEIGSNVGVYDNPADLTAKSWTVMRFSEVEQNDKLEWLIRKDGCMHCADPGCLKACPAEGAIIQYANGIVDFQSEQCIGCGYCIAGCPFDVPRLNPEDNRVYKCTLCVDRVNVGQEPACVKTCPTGAIHFGSKEDMKTLAGERVAELKTRGYDNAGLYDPAGVGGTHVMYVLHHADKPNLYHGLPENPEISATVKFWKGIWKPLAAVGFAATFAASIFHYVGVGPNRAQEEDDNLHEEKDEVRK; encoded by the coding sequence ATGGCTTATCAATCGCAAGACATCATTCGTCGTTCCGCGACTAACGGTTTCACCCCCGCACCCCAGGCGCGGGATCACCAGCAAGAAGTGGCGAAGCTTATCGACGTCACCACCTGTATCGGCTGTAAAGCCTGCCAGGTGGCCTGTTCGGAGTGGAATGACATCCGTGATGAAATCGGCAGCAACGTCGGGGTCTATGACAACCCGGCGGATCTGACCGCTAAATCCTGGACGGTGATGCGCTTCTCGGAAGTGGAACAGAACGACAAGCTGGAGTGGCTGATCCGCAAGGACGGCTGTATGCACTGCGCCGATCCGGGCTGCCTGAAGGCGTGTCCGGCGGAAGGGGCGATTATTCAGTACGCCAACGGTATCGTCGACTTCCAGTCTGAGCAGTGCATCGGCTGCGGCTACTGTATCGCCGGCTGCCCGTTCGATGTGCCTCGCCTGAACCCGGAAGACAACCGCGTCTACAAATGTACGCTGTGCGTCGACCGCGTTAACGTCGGCCAGGAACCGGCCTGCGTGAAAACCTGCCCGACCGGCGCTATCCACTTTGGCTCCAAAGAGGATATGAAAACGCTGGCGGGCGAGCGCGTCGCCGAGCTGAAAACCCGCGGTTACGACAATGCGGGCCTGTACGATCCGGCTGGCGTCGGCGGTACGCACGTCATGTACGTGTTGCACCATGCCGACAAGCCGAATCTGTACCACGGTCTGCCGGAGAACCCGGAAATCAGCGCCACCGTGAAGTTCTGGAAAGGGATCTGGAAACCTCTTGCAGCGGTCGGCTTTGCAGCGACCTTTGCGGCCAGCATCTTCCACTACGTCGGGGTCGGTCCGAACCGCGCGCAAGAGGAAGATGATAACCTGCATGAAGAGAAAGACGAGGTGCGCAAATGA
- the fdnG gene encoding formate dehydrogenase-N subunit alpha, translating into MQVSRRQFFKICAGGMAGTTAAALGFAPGVALAETRQYKLLRTRETRNTCTYCSVGCGLLMYSLGDGAKNAKASIFHIEGDPDHPVSRGALCPKGAGLVDFIHSESRLKFPEYRAPGSDKWQKIGWDEAFDRIAKLMKEDRDANYIAQNAEGVTVNRWLSTGMLCASASSNETGYLTQKFSRALGMLAVDNQARVUHGPTVASLAPTFGRGAMTNHWVDIKNANLVVVMGGNAAEAHPVGFRWAMEAKIRNGAKLIVIDPRFTRTASVADFYAPIRSGTDIAFLSGVMLYLLTNEKYNREYTEAYTNASLIVREDFGFEDGLFTGYDADKRQYDKTSWNYELDENGFAKRDLTLQHPRCVWNLLKQHVSRYTPEVVENICGTPKADFLKVCEYIAETSAKDKTASFLYALGWTQHSIGAQNIRTMAMIQLLLGNMGMAGGGVNALRGHSNIQGLTDLGLLSQSLPGYLTLPNEKQTDLQSYLTANTPKPLLEGQVNYWGNYPKFFVSLMKAFFGDKATAENSWGFDWLPKWDKGYDVLQYFEMMNQGKVNGYLCQGFNPVASFPNKNKVIASLSKLKFLVTIDPLNTETSTFWQNHGESNDVDPSTIQTEVFRLPCTCFAEENGSIVNSGRWLQWHWKGADAPGIARTDGEILAGIFLRLRKMYAEQGGANPEQVLNMTWNYTRPDEPASEEVAMESNGKALADIIDPATGTVIVRKGQQLSSFAQLRDDGTTSSGCWIFAGSWTPEGNMMARRDNADPSGLGNTLGWAWSWPLNRRILYNRASADPQGNPWDPKRQILKWDGAKWSGMDIPDYSAAAPGSDVGPFIMQPEGMGRLFAVDKMAEGPFPEHYEPFETPLGTNPLHPNVISNPAARIFKGDAEALGKADKFPYVGTTYRLTEHFHYWTKHALLNAIAQPEQFVEIGEKLANKLGISHGDTVKVSSNRGYIKAKAVVTKRIRTLKANGKDIDTIGIPIHWGYEGVAKKGFIANTLTPFVGDANTQTPEFKSFLVNVEKV; encoded by the coding sequence ATGCAGGTCAGCAGAAGGCAGTTCTTTAAGATCTGCGCTGGCGGTATGGCAGGCACCACGGCAGCGGCACTGGGCTTCGCGCCCGGCGTAGCGCTAGCGGAAACACGGCAATATAAACTGCTGCGCACCCGCGAAACCCGTAATACCTGCACTTACTGCTCCGTTGGCTGTGGGCTGTTGATGTACAGCCTCGGCGACGGTGCGAAAAACGCCAAAGCATCTATCTTCCATATCGAAGGCGATCCGGATCATCCGGTAAGCCGCGGCGCGCTCTGTCCGAAAGGGGCCGGTCTGGTGGATTTCATCCACTCCGAAAGTCGCCTGAAATTCCCGGAATACCGCGCGCCAGGTTCAGATAAATGGCAGAAGATCGGTTGGGATGAGGCGTTTGACCGCATCGCGAAGCTGATGAAAGAAGATCGTGACGCCAATTATATAGCCCAGAACGCCGAAGGCGTGACCGTTAACCGCTGGCTCTCCACCGGAATGCTGTGCGCTTCCGCCTCCAGTAATGAAACCGGCTATTTAACGCAAAAATTCTCCCGCGCGCTGGGTATGCTCGCGGTCGACAACCAGGCGCGTGTCTGACACGGACCAACGGTAGCAAGTCTTGCTCCAACGTTTGGTCGCGGTGCGATGACCAACCACTGGGTCGACATTAAGAACGCCAACCTCGTCGTGGTGATGGGCGGTAACGCCGCAGAAGCGCACCCGGTCGGGTTCCGCTGGGCGATGGAAGCGAAAATTCGCAACGGCGCGAAGCTGATTGTGATCGATCCGCGCTTCACGCGCACCGCGTCGGTGGCCGACTTTTATGCGCCGATTCGTTCCGGTACTGACATTGCCTTCCTGTCAGGCGTGATGCTGTACCTGTTGACCAACGAAAAATATAACCGCGAATACACCGAAGCCTACACCAACGCCAGCCTGATCGTGCGGGAAGATTTTGGCTTTGAAGACGGTCTGTTCACCGGTTACGACGCCGATAAACGCCAGTACGATAAAACCAGCTGGAACTACGAGCTGGACGAAAACGGCTTCGCGAAACGCGACCTCACTCTGCAACACCCGCGCTGTGTCTGGAATCTGCTGAAACAGCACGTTTCCCGCTATACGCCGGAAGTTGTCGAAAACATCTGCGGTACGCCAAAAGCCGACTTCCTGAAGGTGTGCGAATACATCGCTGAAACCAGTGCGAAAGACAAAACCGCCTCGTTCCTGTATGCGCTGGGCTGGACGCAGCACTCCATCGGCGCGCAGAACATCCGCACGATGGCGATGATCCAGCTGCTGCTCGGCAACATGGGTATGGCGGGCGGCGGCGTTAACGCCCTGCGCGGCCACTCCAACATTCAGGGCCTGACCGACTTAGGGCTGCTGTCGCAAAGCCTGCCGGGTTACCTGACCCTGCCGAACGAAAAACAGACGGATCTGCAAAGCTATCTGACCGCCAACACGCCAAAACCGCTGCTGGAAGGCCAGGTCAACTACTGGGGCAACTACCCGAAATTCTTCGTCTCGCTGATGAAGGCTTTCTTTGGCGACAAAGCCACGGCGGAAAACAGCTGGGGCTTTGACTGGCTGCCGAAGTGGGACAAAGGGTACGACGTGTTGCAGTACTTCGAGATGATGAACCAGGGCAAGGTCAACGGCTATCTCTGCCAGGGCTTTAACCCGGTCGCCTCATTCCCGAACAAAAATAAAGTAATAGCATCGCTGTCGAAGCTGAAGTTCCTGGTGACCATCGACCCGCTCAACACCGAAACCTCAACCTTCTGGCAAAATCACGGTGAGTCGAACGACGTCGATCCGTCGACAATCCAGACCGAAGTGTTCCGTCTGCCGTGCACCTGCTTCGCCGAAGAGAATGGTTCTATCGTCAACTCCGGCCGCTGGCTGCAGTGGCACTGGAAAGGCGCGGACGCCCCGGGGATTGCCCGTACCGATGGCGAAATTCTCGCCGGTATCTTCCTGCGTCTGCGTAAGATGTACGCTGAACAGGGCGGCGCGAATCCGGAGCAGGTGCTGAACATGACCTGGAACTACACCAGGCCGGACGAACCGGCGTCGGAAGAAGTGGCGATGGAGAGCAACGGCAAAGCGCTGGCCGACATCATTGACCCGGCAACGGGCACGGTGATCGTCAGGAAAGGCCAACAGCTCAGCTCGTTCGCACAGCTGCGTGATGACGGCACTACCTCCAGCGGCTGCTGGATCTTCGCCGGAAGCTGGACGCCGGAAGGCAACATGATGGCGCGGCGCGATAACGCCGATCCGTCAGGCCTCGGCAATACCCTGGGCTGGGCGTGGTCCTGGCCACTTAACCGCCGCATCCTGTATAACCGCGCTTCCGCAGACCCGCAGGGCAACCCGTGGGATCCGAAGCGTCAGATCCTGAAATGGGACGGCGCGAAGTGGAGCGGGATGGACATTCCGGACTACAGCGCCGCCGCGCCGGGCAGCGACGTCGGGCCGTTCATTATGCAGCCGGAAGGGATGGGTCGCCTGTTCGCCGTCGATAAGATGGCGGAAGGGCCGTTCCCGGAACACTACGAGCCGTTTGAGACGCCGCTGGGCACTAACCCGCTGCACCCGAACGTTATCTCTAACCCTGCCGCCCGTATCTTTAAGGGCGATGCCGAAGCGCTGGGTAAAGCCGATAAGTTCCCTTACGTCGGAACCACTTACCGTCTGACCGAGCACTTCCACTACTGGACCAAGCACGCGCTGCTGAACGCCATCGCACAGCCGGAACAGTTTGTGGAGATTGGCGAGAAGCTGGCGAACAAGCTGGGCATCAGCCACGGCGATACGGTGAAGGTTTCGTCCAACCGCGGCTACATCAAGGCTAAAGCGGTGGTGACCAAGCGTATCCGCACGTTGAAAGCCAACGGTAAGGATATCGATACTATCGGTATTCCGATTCACTGGGGCTACGAAGGCGTGGCGAAAAAAGGCTTTATCGCCAACACGTTAACGCCATTCGTCGGTGATGCGAACACGCAGACGCCGGAGTTTAAGTCCTTCCTGGTGAACGTGGAAAAGGTATAA
- the fdhD gene encoding formate dehydrogenase accessory sulfurtransferase FdhD — protein sequence MNKIHPKEVECVTNVTGYRQVSLWKRENLQHSQPDEIAEEVPVALVYNGISHVVMMASPKDLAHFAVGFSLSEGIIASPQDIFGIDVVPSCNGLEVQIELSSRRFMGLKERRRALAGRTGCGVCGVEQLNDIGRPVRPLPFTQTFQLAKLDSALERLKDYQPIGKLTGCTHAAAWVTPDGELAGGHEDVGRHVALDKLLGRRAGEGDAWGQGAVLVSSRASYEMVQKSAMCGVEILFALSAATTLAVEVAERCNLTLVGFCKPGRATVYTHPQRLMAG from the coding sequence GTGAATAAGATACATCCAAAAGAAGTTGAATGTGTGACAAATGTCACGGGCTATCGTCAGGTGAGCCTCTGGAAGCGCGAGAATTTGCAACATTCGCAGCCAGATGAGATTGCCGAGGAGGTTCCCGTCGCCCTGGTCTATAACGGCATTTCACACGTTGTGATGATGGCTTCGCCAAAAGATCTTGCGCACTTTGCGGTTGGCTTTTCTCTGTCGGAGGGGATTATTGCCAGCCCGCAGGACATTTTCGGTATCGATGTGGTGCCGTCCTGTAATGGTCTGGAAGTTCAGATTGAACTCTCCAGCCGCCGCTTCATGGGGCTGAAAGAACGACGCCGCGCGCTGGCGGGACGAACCGGCTGCGGCGTTTGCGGCGTTGAGCAACTGAATGATATCGGCAGGCCGGTGCGGCCGTTGCCGTTCACCCAGACGTTTCAACTAGCGAAACTTGATTCGGCTTTAGAACGTCTGAAAGACTACCAGCCTATCGGCAAACTGACCGGTTGCACCCACGCAGCGGCCTGGGTGACGCCTGACGGCGAGCTGGCGGGCGGGCATGAAGACGTTGGCCGCCACGTGGCGCTGGATAAGCTGCTCGGACGTCGTGCCGGGGAAGGCGATGCGTGGGGGCAGGGCGCGGTGCTGGTGTCCAGTCGCGCCAGCTATGAGATGGTGCAGAAATCGGCGATGTGCGGTGTGGAAATCTTATTTGCGCTTTCCGCCGCCACCACGCTGGCGGTGGAAGTGGCTGAACGTTGCAATCTGACGCTGGTGGGTTTCTGCAAGCCGGGCAGGGCAACGGTCTATACGCATCCGCAGCGGTTGATGGCAGGATAA
- a CDS encoding YdgH/BhsA/McbA-like domain containing protein, whose protein sequence is MKSIKTFVAVIALATSFGTFAAQSVTATGSTLESAEAKIAAQAQQAGASDYKITSAYTGNRVHMTAELLK, encoded by the coding sequence ATGAAAAGCATCAAAACTTTTGTCGCAGTTATCGCTCTGGCTACTTCTTTCGGTACTTTCGCCGCGCAGTCCGTGACCGCAACCGGCTCAACGCTGGAAAGCGCTGAAGCAAAAATCGCCGCTCAGGCGCAACAGGCAGGGGCCAGCGATTACAAAATCACTTCCGCTTACACCGGCAACCGCGTACATATGACCGCTGAGCTGCTGAAATAA
- a CDS encoding PTS system mannose/fructose/sorbose family transporter subunit IID encodes MTDIHNSAPCAYADSKSEKKMFRQLFFRQFQLLGSMNFTRMEGLSYGWALAPMLKKIYAGDPHRYTESLKRNSQFFNTNQHLAPFIMGLTLSMEKENAANPNFDTSSINGIKVALMGPFAGVGDSFFYGVLRIIATGIAIGLASQGNPLGPLLFLLIYNIPSYLLRYYGGVMGYRLGSKYIAEATQSGLLSCITKASSIMGLMMVGAMSASMVKFTTTFKTTIAGQPFVLQEILDKICVGLIPLLLVLGCLKLLNKKVSPNKVLIMLIVFGFAAAGVGVI; translated from the coding sequence ATGACTGATATCCACAACAGCGCGCCGTGCGCGTATGCCGACAGCAAAAGCGAAAAAAAGATGTTTCGCCAGCTGTTCTTCCGCCAGTTCCAGCTGCTGGGCTCCATGAACTTTACCCGTATGGAAGGCCTGAGCTACGGCTGGGCCCTCGCGCCCATGCTGAAAAAAATCTACGCCGGCGATCCCCACCGTTACACGGAGTCGCTCAAGCGAAACAGCCAGTTTTTCAACACCAATCAGCATCTGGCGCCCTTCATTATGGGGCTGACGCTGTCGATGGAAAAAGAGAACGCCGCTAACCCGAACTTTGATACTTCAAGCATCAACGGCATTAAAGTGGCGCTGATGGGGCCATTTGCGGGCGTCGGCGACTCTTTCTTCTACGGGGTATTGCGCATTATCGCCACCGGCATCGCGATTGGCCTGGCCTCACAGGGCAACCCGCTGGGGCCATTGCTGTTTCTGCTGATTTATAACATTCCCAGCTATCTGCTGCGCTATTACGGCGGGGTGATGGGTTACCGTCTGGGATCGAAATATATCGCTGAAGCGACGCAGTCGGGATTGCTGAGCTGTATTACCAAGGCATCGTCGATAATGGGCTTAATGATGGTGGGTGCAATGAGCGCCAGCATGGTGAAATTTACCACCACCTTCAAAACGACCATCGCCGGGCAACCATTTGTGTTACAGGAGATACTCGACAAAATTTGCGTCGGACTGATTCCGCTACTGCTGGTACTCGGTTGCCTGAAGCTGCTCAATAAAAAGGTGAGCCCGAATAAAGTATTAATTATGCTGATTGTCTTCGGCTTTGCTGCGGCAGGGGTTGGGGTAATTTGA
- a CDS encoding PTS mannose/fructose/sorbose/N-acetylgalactosamine transporter subunit IIC — MLTSALLVALVMYIAKFADHTLGQPLIERPLICGAMVGFVLGDFQQGIIIGATLELIFLGTITIGGSVPADLAVGSVLATAFTILTKAEPAVAVALALPISLLAVFVYQVLKLVYTALVEKYDALLEEGRDRAALGITLGMTMFYGVPFAVLAFFGILFGTDVIRSLVESIPDPVMRGMTAVGGILPALGFAILLKALWNRNIAAFFFIGFAMAAYLQLPIMGIAIIAASVAVYLCFNEFNQLKANKQATVAAPASVDDKDGFFND; from the coding sequence ATGTTAACGTCTGCATTACTTGTTGCGCTGGTGATGTATATCGCCAAGTTCGCCGACCATACCCTCGGCCAGCCGCTGATCGAACGTCCGCTGATTTGCGGCGCGATGGTGGGCTTTGTGCTGGGTGATTTTCAGCAGGGAATTATTATCGGCGCCACGCTGGAGCTGATTTTCCTCGGCACCATCACCATTGGCGGTTCAGTACCGGCCGATCTCGCCGTCGGTTCCGTCCTGGCGACGGCCTTCACCATCCTGACCAAAGCTGAACCCGCTGTCGCAGTGGCGCTGGCGCTGCCGATCAGCCTGCTGGCGGTATTCGTTTATCAGGTGCTTAAGCTGGTTTACACCGCGCTGGTGGAAAAATATGACGCATTGCTGGAGGAGGGACGCGATCGCGCGGCGCTGGGCATCACGCTGGGAATGACGATGTTTTACGGCGTGCCCTTTGCGGTACTGGCGTTCTTCGGCATTCTTTTCGGCACTGACGTCATTCGTAGCCTGGTCGAAAGCATTCCGGATCCGGTGATGCGCGGCATGACGGCGGTTGGCGGTATTCTGCCTGCGTTAGGCTTCGCCATTCTGTTGAAGGCGCTGTGGAATCGTAATATCGCCGCGTTCTTCTTTATCGGCTTTGCGATGGCGGCTTATTTACAGTTGCCGATTATGGGTATCGCGATTATTGCCGCTTCCGTTGCGGTCTATCTGTGCTTCAACGAGTTCAATCAACTTAAGGCGAATAAACAAGCCACTGTCGCCGCGCCAGCGTCGGTGGACGATAAGGATGGGTTCTTCAATGACTGA
- a CDS encoding PTS system mannose/fructose/N-acetylgalactosamine-transporter subunit IIB: MISLIRIDDRLIHGQVAVVWTKHLGVNRILVANDQIVNNDVQKMSLRMAAPDTAKCAIMAVKDAGDVLNDPRSETMKIMVIVNNAADARRLVEQVPAIKSLNVANFGRITDNLAAKKRISDTVYVTPEDVADFHAIAARGVKVEYQVLPSHPVKNLIEMLDSAAS, translated from the coding sequence ATGATTTCTTTAATTCGTATTGACGATCGCTTAATTCACGGCCAGGTCGCCGTTGTCTGGACTAAGCACCTCGGCGTCAACCGCATCCTGGTCGCTAACGATCAAATCGTAAATAATGACGTGCAGAAAATGTCGCTGCGGATGGCGGCGCCCGACACCGCGAAGTGCGCCATTATGGCGGTAAAAGATGCGGGCGATGTGCTTAACGATCCGCGTTCCGAAACGATGAAAATTATGGTGATCGTTAACAATGCCGCCGATGCCCGGCGTCTGGTTGAGCAGGTGCCCGCGATAAAAAGCCTCAACGTCGCCAACTTCGGGCGCATTACCGACAATCTGGCGGCGAAAAAACGCATCAGCGATACCGTATACGTCACGCCGGAAGACGTAGCGGATTTTCATGCCATCGCCGCGCGCGGCGTAAAAGTTGAATACCAGGTTCTGCCCTCTCATCCGGTGAAGAACCTGATTGAGATGCTGGATAGCGCCGCCAGCTAA
- a CDS encoding glycoside hydrolase family 88 protein: MTIALETLDPRYLKPQPGLDRRWLNEALKEVITQIDAMLPRFTTTFPAASAVDGRYPAVEKVDWTEGFWTGMLWLAWEVTGDDKYRSIAEGLLDSFEERLDKQIKVDTHDLGFLYLLSCVNAWKLTGNRRARELALRAAERLYQRFNATAGVIQAWGDLNDPARQGRMIIDCNLNVPLLFWAANETGNSAWREAATHHLAQAARYLVRDDASTFHTFYMDIHSGQPLRGDTHQGFSDSSCWARGQAWGIYGFALGFRHTGDACQPELARKLAHYFLNRLPDDYVCYWDLIFTPQDNAWRDTSAAAVAACGLSELLTLLPLSDPLRPAYANAIELMMRNLRERYFAHTQDGLLREGVYNYGRSMGINEPNLWGDYFYFEALVRLSRVWTPYFC; this comes from the coding sequence ATGACCATCGCTCTGGAAACGCTTGATCCACGCTATCTCAAACCGCAACCGGGTCTGGATCGGCGCTGGCTGAACGAAGCGCTGAAGGAGGTCATCACGCAGATTGACGCGATGCTACCGCGCTTTACCACAACCTTCCCGGCAGCCAGCGCGGTTGATGGTCGCTATCCGGCCGTGGAAAAAGTCGACTGGACCGAAGGCTTCTGGACCGGAATGCTGTGGCTGGCCTGGGAGGTCACCGGTGACGATAAGTATCGCTCCATTGCGGAAGGACTGCTCGACAGCTTCGAAGAACGTCTTGATAAGCAGATAAAGGTTGATACGCACGACCTGGGATTTCTGTATCTGCTCTCCTGCGTTAACGCCTGGAAACTGACGGGCAACCGTCGCGCGCGCGAACTTGCGCTGCGCGCCGCCGAACGGCTGTATCAGCGCTTTAACGCAACGGCTGGAGTGATTCAGGCCTGGGGCGATTTGAACGATCCCGCGCGCCAGGGACGGATGATCATCGACTGTAATCTCAACGTCCCGCTGCTATTCTGGGCGGCAAACGAAACGGGCAATAGCGCCTGGCGTGAAGCGGCTACCCACCATCTGGCGCAGGCGGCGCGCTATCTGGTACGCGACGATGCCTCAACGTTTCATACTTTCTATATGGATATCCACAGCGGTCAGCCGCTGCGCGGCGATACCCATCAGGGCTTCAGCGACAGCTCCTGCTGGGCGCGCGGGCAGGCCTGGGGTATTTACGGCTTCGCGCTGGGTTTTCGTCATACCGGCGACGCCTGCCAGCCGGAGCTGGCGCGTAAACTGGCCCACTATTTTCTCAACCGGCTGCCGGACGATTACGTCTGCTACTGGGATCTGATATTCACGCCACAGGATAACGCCTGGCGCGACACTTCCGCCGCCGCTGTCGCCGCCTGCGGGCTGTCGGAGCTGTTAACCCTGCTGCCGCTCAGCGACCCGCTGCGCCCCGCCTACGCGAACGCCATCGAACTGATGATGCGCAATTTACGCGAGCGCTACTTTGCCCACACGCAGGACGGCCTGCTGCGTGAAGGCGTTTACAACTATGGCCGCAGCATGGGCATTAATGAACCTAACCTCTGGGGCGATTATTTTTATTTCGAAGCCCTGGTTCGTCTATCCCGCGTCTGGACACCCTACTTTTGCTAA
- a CDS encoding PTS sugar transporter subunit IIA: MRELYIATHGHYAQGIVSALNLLVGDDHGVTPICAYCGDIGSTAELAARFEAIVQRTISQRKELVLFTDMPGGSVNNTAIQLLVNYPHVHVISGANLIMLMEFCLSEQTETLARIQDAITAASGAMQYMNRQPEILAARQAVSSVPADDMDGFFAAERPL, translated from the coding sequence ATGCGAGAGTTGTACATCGCAACCCACGGACACTATGCGCAGGGCATTGTCTCAGCGCTGAATCTGCTGGTCGGCGACGATCATGGCGTAACGCCGATTTGCGCCTACTGCGGCGACATCGGCTCAACGGCGGAGCTGGCAGCCCGCTTTGAAGCGATCGTTCAGCGGACGATTAGCCAACGAAAGGAACTGGTGCTGTTTACCGATATGCCCGGCGGCAGCGTTAACAACACCGCCATCCAGCTGCTGGTTAACTATCCGCATGTCCACGTGATCAGCGGCGCAAATTTGATCATGCTGATGGAGTTCTGTCTTTCTGAACAGACAGAAACCTTAGCGCGCATCCAGGACGCCATCACCGCCGCCAGCGGCGCAATGCAGTATATGAACCGCCAGCCTGAAATTCTTGCCGCCCGTCAGGCGGTATCAAGCGTCCCTGCTGACGATATGGACGGCTTTTTTGCCGCGGAGAGGCCATTATGA